In one Candidatus Omnitrophota bacterium genomic region, the following are encoded:
- a CDS encoding bifunctional UDP-3-O-[3-hydroxymyristoyl] N-acetylglucosamine deacetylase/3-hydroxyacyl-ACP dehydratase encodes MKLQKTITNEVKLSGAGLHSGNKVNIRFKPAEINTGVNFVRIDLPGNPVIAAQLSNIIDVTRRRRRTSIRANNAEVHTIEHAISGLAGLEIDNLIIEIDNDEMPCFDGSASRFVETLKKAGIVEQEAPKGYLTIKEPICIQEEKTAMVILPDEQFKVSYTLSYDHPLLKAQYVTFELDPSLFEKEIAPARTFCLECETDELTKQGLGGGADYKNTLVIGKKGVIENKFRFKDECARHKVLDIIGDIYLLGRPLKGHIIAIRSGHSMNLRLLRQLRHYEQKKIGAAIKGEDLLASGQTQLDINDIKKILPHRYPFLLVDRILKVEESKRIVGLKNVTAGEQFFTGHFPQRPIMPGVLVVEALAQTAGVLMLSRKENIGKLAYFVSMNNVKFRRTVVPGDRLILEVDVIKIKSRTGQVRTRALVEGKVACEAELMFSLVTAV; translated from the coding sequence ATGAAATTGCAAAAAACCATAACTAATGAAGTAAAGCTTTCCGGTGCAGGACTGCACAGCGGCAATAAAGTCAACATCAGATTTAAACCGGCAGAAATTAACACGGGAGTGAATTTTGTCAGAATTGATTTGCCCGGCAATCCTGTTATCGCTGCGCAATTATCTAACATTATTGATGTGACCAGGCGAAGACGAAGAACTTCGATTAGAGCCAATAACGCGGAAGTTCATACTATAGAACATGCTATATCTGGCCTCGCAGGGTTGGAGATAGATAATTTAATTATTGAAATAGACAATGATGAAATGCCCTGTTTTGACGGGAGCGCATCAAGGTTTGTCGAGACTCTAAAAAAAGCAGGTATAGTCGAGCAGGAAGCCCCCAAAGGATATTTAACTATTAAGGAACCCATTTGTATTCAAGAAGAAAAGACAGCTATGGTGATATTGCCCGATGAGCAATTTAAAGTTTCATATACTTTAAGTTATGACCACCCTCTTTTAAAAGCGCAATATGTCACTTTTGAATTAGATCCTTCTTTATTTGAAAAAGAAATTGCTCCCGCACGCACGTTTTGCCTGGAATGTGAGACTGATGAATTAACAAAGCAGGGTTTAGGCGGGGGAGCTGATTATAAAAATACTCTGGTGATTGGCAAAAAAGGCGTGATTGAAAACAAATTCAGGTTCAAAGATGAGTGTGCGCGCCATAAGGTTTTGGACATTATTGGTGATATTTATCTGTTGGGAAGGCCGTTAAAAGGGCATATCATAGCTATAAGAAGCGGGCACTCTATGAATCTTAGACTGCTTCGGCAGCTCAGGCATTATGAACAGAAAAAGATTGGGGCAGCTATAAAAGGAGAAGATTTATTGGCATCCGGGCAAACTCAGTTGGATATAAATGACATTAAAAAGATTTTACCGCACAGGTACCCTTTTCTTTTGGTGGATAGAATTTTGAAAGTTGAGGAAAGTAAGCGCATCGTGGGCCTCAAAAATGTTACTGCCGGAGAGCAATTTTTTACAGGGCATTTTCCTCAGCGGCCGATAATGCCCGGAGTTTTAGTCGTAGAAGCCCTGGCCCAGACAGCCGGGGTGCTAATGCTCTCCAGGAAAGAAAATATAGGGAAACTGGCCTATTTTGTAAGTATGAATAACGTAAAGTTTCGCAGAACCGTAGTTCCCGGGGATAGGTTGATATTGGAAGTGGACGTTATAAAAATCAAGTCGCGTACCGGCCAGGTGCGTACCCGTGCCTTAGTGGAAGGTAAGGTGGCTTGCGAGGCAGAATTGATGTTTTCGCTGGTAACCGCCGTTTAA
- the lpxD gene encoding UDP-3-O-(3-hydroxymyristoyl)glucosamine N-acyltransferase: protein MEKTLKEITEIIAGKLDGDSGIVINGVSGIKEANQGEITFIANSRYRSLAEQTRASAIILSKNLQVKTNIPLIRTENPSFAFAKVLGVFSESKISHPAVGIHPSAVIGKNVKLGSNLAIQAHTMIEDNVEIGDEVIIYAGVYIGKGSRIGSNTVLYPHVSVREGVTIGNRVIIHNGTVVGSDGFGYIALENIQHKIPQVGRVIIEDDVEIGANVTIDRARFNKTIIGRGTKIDNLVQIAHNVIIGANSTIVAQTGISGSTVIGKNVILAGQAGVVGHITIGDNCIVGAQAGVSKSLINGSQVVGSPARPFSLAKRMNVCMKRLPEIFKRVAALEKKTEGKDEIAKNHN, encoded by the coding sequence ATGGAAAAGACGCTAAAAGAAATAACCGAGATAATAGCCGGAAAGCTTGACGGCGATTCCGGGATAGTTATTAACGGTGTCTCCGGCATAAAAGAAGCTAATCAGGGAGAGATCACCTTTATTGCTAATTCCAGATACAGAAGTTTGGCTGAACAAACTCGGGCCTCAGCCATTATTTTGTCAAAAAATCTCCAGGTCAAAACAAATATACCCTTAATTCGAACCGAAAACCCGTCATTTGCCTTTGCCAAGGTTCTGGGTGTTTTTTCAGAAAGTAAAATCAGCCATCCTGCGGTTGGCATACACCCTTCAGCCGTTATTGGCAAAAACGTTAAACTGGGCAGTAATCTTGCTATTCAGGCACATACGATGATAGAAGATAATGTTGAGATAGGCGATGAAGTGATTATTTATGCTGGTGTGTATATTGGGAAAGGGTCACGAATCGGCAGCAACACCGTACTTTATCCGCATGTCTCAGTTCGCGAAGGGGTAACCATTGGAAATAGAGTAATTATCCATAACGGGACAGTCGTTGGTTCAGATGGATTTGGCTATATAGCTTTAGAGAATATTCAACATAAGATTCCTCAGGTTGGCAGAGTGATTATTGAAGATGATGTAGAGATCGGGGCTAATGTCACTATAGACAGGGCGAGATTTAACAAGACGATTATCGGGCGGGGAACAAAGATCGATAATTTAGTCCAGATAGCGCATAATGTTATTATCGGGGCTAATTCTACAATAGTTGCCCAGACGGGTATTTCAGGCAGCACCGTTATCGGTAAAAATGTTATTCTGGCGGGACAGGCTGGCGTGGTAGGCCACATTACCATCGGCGATAATTGCATAGTTGGCGCTCAGGCTGGCGTAAGCAAGTCTTTAATAAACGGCTCCCAGGTTGTGGGTAGTCCGGCCAGACCTTTTAGTTTAGCCAAAAGGATGAATGTCTGCATGAAAAGGCTGCCCGAGATTTTTAAAAGAGTTGCCGCTTTAGAGAAAAAAACAGAGGGAAAAGATGAAATTGCAAAAAACCATAACTAA
- a CDS encoding OmpH family outer membrane protein, whose protein sequence is MKKLAVVFLSLSMLVTLVVPIGLEAGNISKVGYIDLAKIFDQYNRTKNSDSNLEREWKDKQGEIEKMKGAITSLKDELELRSESAKEGKQAEIDKKIKKLQDFSKEAKDELTSKRSEMVREILKDIDDTINEYGKSKGYDLILNERVLLYRNKVLDLTDKIVKILNDKYKK, encoded by the coding sequence ATGTTGGTAACGCTGGTTGTTCCGATTGGTTTGGAGGCTGGAAATATTTCCAAGGTTGGCTATATTGACCTGGCTAAGATATTTGATCAATATAATAGAACCAAGAATTCTGATAGCAACCTGGAAAGAGAATGGAAAGATAAGCAGGGCGAGATAGAAAAAATGAAGGGTGCAATTACCAGTCTTAAAGATGAACTGGAGCTGCGTTCTGAATCAGCCAAAGAAGGAAAACAGGCAGAGATCGATAAAAAGATAAAAAAATTGCAGGATTTTAGCAAAGAAGCTAAAGACGAACTTACCAGCAAAAGAAGCGAGATGGTCAGAGAAATATTAAAAGATATAGATGATACGATAAACGAATATGGCAAGTCCAAGGGTTATGATTTAATATTAAACGAAAGAGTATTGCTTTATCGTAATAAGGTCTTAGATCTTACCGATAAGATTGTCAAGATATTGAATGATAAGTATAAAAAATAG